In the genome of Pseudanabaena mucicola str. Chao 1806, the window TACAAGCATCTTGAAGTTCATCAATATTGGCGGTGTGGTTAAAGAGTCCTTGACGACCGATCCAACGGCGTTTGTAATGAGGATGCTCGATGATTTTTAATGCGGATGAGTTCTCAATTGCATCTATGCGGCGTTGCCAAACTTCGCGCATTTCTTTTGTCCATGTGTCTGGAATTTCAGACGGAACGGCAAAACCTTCTTGATTTTCTTGGCTGAGAATACAGAAGGGTCGATCGCCTGCATCTATGAGGACATCCCAAGCTAGAGGATCGTTACTGAATAAGCTTTCATCGCCTAAGTTATAAAAACAATAGCCAACAAAATCTATTTCTTCTTGCAATAAAATCATCTGAGAACGAATCTTAGCGGATCGCTGTTGATAACTTTCCCAAACATTGCGTAATTTAGTATTTTCTCTCAATCCTTCAGCAATTGCGTTTGATGGAGTCAGTACCGAAAGTTCTTGAGCGAGTTGATCGGTTTTCTTGGCTAAGTCTAGCAATCGTAATCTTAGCGGACTAGTTTCCCAGTTTGGAGGTAATGGAAGTTTTTGTAATTGAGTTCCTGCAAATTCATAGGGAACTTTTGCAACAAACTCAACTCTGACTTTATCGCCTCCAGTCAGTTGTCTTTGTTGACTAACCTGTTTCATCAAAAAACAAATTGTCGAACTATTGAGCAAACCAATTAGAGCAAGATGATCGGCTTCAGTTGCTTCGGCAGGTAATTTGATTACTGGTGCAGTACGATTAAACACTTTGCCGCCACGATCTAGGACAAAATGGTTGTGTGAAGAGATAAATGCGAATGCGATAAGTTGTGATGATACTATTCTCTCTTTTGCAATATGTCGATATTCATACCAAGTAAGACCAGATTCTTCAGGAAGTTTGCCAAACATCAAACGATTTTGCAAATTAGTTTTTAATGTCCATAGCAAAGGATTAAATAGTCCGAGATTTTTAACGTCTTCTACAACTATTTCACTATTCCTTTTTTTGTACATATAAGCTACTTCAAGATCCGAATCAATACGCCAATCACGAACTACATCGCCTGTTCCAAACTCTTTTGATTGAGTTTTGTGCCTTTTCCAGAAAGATTTTGAAGCAACATAGGCATCATCTTCTCCAGTGATTGCCATGAATCCGATTGAGTCTACAAACTGATTGACTGACAAAAGTAGCAAGAAAGTATACAGAGATTGAATTTGAGTAAAAAAGAGGCGTATGCTGTTTTTTGAAGAAAAAGGAGCATAGGACAAATGCCCCAAAACGCCTCACGAATCTATAATGAACTAACAAAATTCGGGAGTCAATACAGTGACTGGTCAGATGTGCGCCATTTAGGAGTAATGGTATGGATGATGGTAGGAATGATCGCTACAGGGAGTGTAAATTTAACGAAATGGCTAAGCCACATCAACACCAAAGCATTAATTGCCCAAAGTACCCAAAGGCAACTGTCAAGATGGCTAAATAATCCAAGGATCAATCCCGCCAAGCTGTACAGTCCAGTGATCAAAGAGTTATTGTCAAACTGGAAAGAGCGAGAAATCTATCTAAGCTTTGATACGAGCCAACTGTGGAAAAAATACTGCATCATTCGATTGTGTGTAGTGCATCGGGGAAGAGCTTTGCCCTTATGTTGGCGTGTCATCGAACATCGCAGTAGCAGTGTGGAGATGAGTAGCTATCGGGACATGTTTCAACGAGCATCGAAACTATTACCCATGAATATCAAAGTGATTTTATTAGCCGACCGAGGATTTGCTAATCCAGAATTGGTGCACTATGTCCGTCAATTAAAGTGGCAATGTCGGATTAGGATCAAGGGAAATTTCTGGATACATCATCCCAAGAATCGCTGGCAAACTGTCAACCAATTACATCTTCGTCTTGGTGAAGCCAAGTTGCTCCACAATGTCCTAGTCCATAAAACTGAGTCTAAGCGTCTTACTAATGTACATATTGCGGCGGCTTGGGAATCTCATAGCCGCGAGTATTGGTATATTCTCAGCACTGAACCCACCACCATCAAGACTTTCTGGGAGTATGGGCTTAGGTTCGATATTGAGGAAAACTTCTTGGATGACAAATCCAATGGCTTTGACTTGGAATCTTCGCGTTTACGTTCGGCTCCTGCTATTTCCCGCCTTTGTTTTGTTGTTGCTATGACTACTTTGTTTCTGACTGCCCAAGGGCTAGCGGTTGCTGATTCTGGCTATCGTCGTTTGGTTGATCCTCATTGGTTTCGTGGGCTTAGTTATCTTAAAATTGGCTGGAACTGGATTCACACTGCTCTTACTAAAAACTGGACTTTTTTCCCTTCTGAACCTTTTACTTCTTATCTTGACTCTGAGCCTGCTATGGCTTCTCATCGAAAACATCGCCAGAAATTCTTCCGTATTGAGTTCTATGCTTCTATTCTCGACTACTCTTCCTAGACTTTTGTCAGTCAATCAGGTCTACAAATGTTTCTAATCTATTTGATGAAGTTTTATCAATCACTTCCTTCAACTCACTCGCCCCACCCCCACCAATCGACCAAGGATGCTTATGAAAAGCCAACCTTTGCGAATCCGCAACACTCACAAACTCACTTTGCGAATCAACAACATCCACCTGATTTAAAATTGCCTGCCAAACCTTCCCATTCACCGCACTCTCAGGCGTAGAAGGCTCCCCCCTAATCCCCATCACCGTTCTGATTGTCGAACTAACAGGCTTTTGATTTCGCGCAAACAAAATCACAGTCGGCGTACCATGCCCAGGGATATATGCACCACTCGTATCGATCACATGAGTCAAATCCACCCTAGGGAAAAAGTCCTCAATCAACCGCTTCCCAAACTCCCGCTTCATAAAACTATTCGCCGTAATCTGACCCGAAAACCCACCCTTAATATTTAGCGAAACAATCCTTTCTAAAAATGGCACAGCCAAAGAATACTTCATGTGACAAGTGCTATAACGCTCACGATACGCCTTATTCAAAGCCGCATCCTTCGGCGTGATATAGGGCGGATTCGCAACCACCGCATGATATTGATAGGGTTGCAAAATCCGATTTAGCGCCGCCGCATCCTGCGCCATCATCACCTCATCCAAAACGTGCCAACCAGTCGTCAACTGATCCCCCTTTGGCGAACCATACAGCAACGAATCCCCACAAACCAAATGGATTTTGAAATTAGGCGCATCCACCAGCCGCGTGATGCCACTTACCCGCATCGCCGCCAACAGCAAACGGAAACGGGCGATCGCGATCGCATAGGGATTGATATCCACACCATAAATGCTGTCGAGAGCAGTCTGCACCAACACCCGCACATTTTGGCTAGGATTTGCCCGTAATAGGCGATCGCACAGCCGCGTAAAACTACCCAACAGGAAATGTCCCGACCCACAGGCAGGATCGATCATCTTGAAACCATCCAAACCAAACTCCTCTAGAGCAGGTTCCAACGTGCGATCTAAAATAAACGCCTCCACAAAATCAGGAGTCTGCAACAACGCATACTGCTTCCGCACCGCCTCCGACAAGTCCTGATAGAGATCGCCCAAAAATCTAGTATCCCAATTAGGATCAGTAAAATCATGGACTAACAAACCCGTATTCGCATCAATTTTTTGAAAGAACTGCAACAACAACGCCGCCGCATCCCCACTCAACCAAGTCGCCATCCGCCAAATACCATTCCCCTCACCAAACACCTCACCCGCCACAGGCAACTTCGCCAAATCCTTAAAAATCGCCAACAAATAATCGCGATCGCTATGGGTGGGAAACTTTTGAAAATATAACTCATGCTCATCCCTTGCCCGTGACAAGCGATCGCCTTTGGTATGCGTGCCGCCGCAGACTCCCGCCAACCTCGGCGGCTCGATCATCCCGTTATCTTCCAGAAATCGCACAAACACACAACTCAACACCCAAGCCGCCGCCACCTGCGCCGAAGAGAGCGATCGCCATTCCTCAAAACTCTGCGCTGTATGTTGGGCACTTTTTGCCTGTTCATAGCTACTCCGCAACCGCAACCCGATTTCAGGTATTTCTGCGGAAGTGCTGCGATCGATTAAGTCATCCTCTAACTTTTTTAAGAGAACTTGTAAATCTTTGAGCAATACAGGACGGGCGATCGGCATAGTTTTAATCAGTAATAATTCAGAAATAGCCAAGCCTATTGTAATCGCTTAAGATTTCAATATGATCATTTTCAGTATTCATATTTGAGCAAGGAAAATACATCCCATGACCAAGACCAAAAAGGAATAACTAATGCCCCAAGAGCCATTAAAGCCTTTTCGCTGGAATGTAGATAAAAACAATCAACTACAACAAGAGAGAGAAATTAATTTTGAAACTATCGTAGCGGCTGTAACAGGAGGAAGGTTACTTGATACTATCGAACACCCGAATCAGGAAAAATACCCAAATCAAAGAATTTTTATTGTGGAAATCGATCACTATGTTTATCTCGTTCCTTTCGTAGAAGATGATACCGAGTTTTTCCTCAAGACCATTATTCCCAGTCGCAAAATGACCAAACAATACTTAGGAGAATGACATGACTATCCAACTTGATGACTACGAACAAGAAATTTTAGATTCTGTAGAACGTGGGGAATGGCAATCTGTCCCAAATTTACAGCAAGAGATCGATCGCTATCAACGTCACGCTCAAGCCTATATGCAATCTCTCCAAAAAATTACTATCGAGCTACCCAGTAGCGATATTGCTTCACTGCAAGAGCTAGCTTCTAGTTCGGGTGTATCTATACCTTTGCTCTTGTCTAGCATCATTCATCAATATGTCAGCAAATAATATAATCGCTGGTTATACATTAACCAAACACGCCCAGTTTCAGATTCAAGTACGAAACATCCAAGAATCTTGGATTGAAGCAACCCTAAACACCCCCGATCAGACAATTCTTTTAGCTGATGAACATGGTAATACTCACTATCTCAAACAA includes:
- the pglX gene encoding BREX-2 system adenine-specific DNA-methyltransferase PglX, coding for MAITGEDDAYVASKSFWKRHKTQSKEFGTGDVVRDWRIDSDLEVAYMYKKRNSEIVVEDVKNLGLFNPLLWTLKTNLQNRLMFGKLPEESGLTWYEYRHIAKERIVSSQLIAFAFISSHNHFVLDRGGKVFNRTAPVIKLPAEATEADHLALIGLLNSSTICFLMKQVSQQRQLTGGDKVRVEFVAKVPYEFAGTQLQKLPLPPNWETSPLRLRLLDLAKKTDQLAQELSVLTPSNAIAEGLRENTKLRNVWESYQQRSAKIRSQMILLQEEIDFVGYCFYNLGDESLFSNDPLAWDVLIDAGDRPFCILSQENQEGFAVPSEIPDTWTKEMREVWQRRIDAIENSSALKIIEHPHYKRRWIGRQGLFNHTANIDELQDACKNWLLDRLETYFDFDGRMYPPQSPLESREARADLSSPPSQGGARGGSIPIAITSIAKLTDIAKSDSQFITVGELYRNDPAFKIEKLITELIEAESVPHLPILRYKPTGLRKRLEWEHTWELQRQEDNGTISPDTKIAVPPKYASTDFLKPNYWRLRGKLDVPKERWIAFPHCQGEDGTLAIAWAGYNHLQLAQALSTYYLDIKERIGGSSDPRLAPLLASLVELIPWLKQWHNDIDPEFGLAMGDYYEGFLIEEAKAIGHTVESLRMWEPVGKVKSKK
- the pglX gene encoding BREX-2 system adenine-specific DNA-methyltransferase PglX, encoding MAISELLLIKTMPIARPVLLKDLQVLLKKLEDDLIDRSTSAEIPEIGLRLRSSYEQAKSAQHTAQSFEEWRSLSSAQVAAAWVLSCVFVRFLEDNGMIEPPRLAGVCGGTHTKGDRLSRARDEHELYFQKFPTHSDRDYLLAIFKDLAKLPVAGEVFGEGNGIWRMATWLSGDAAALLLQFFQKIDANTGLLVHDFTDPNWDTRFLGDLYQDLSEAVRKQYALLQTPDFVEAFILDRTLEPALEEFGLDGFKMIDPACGSGHFLLGSFTRLCDRLLRANPSQNVRVLVQTALDSIYGVDINPYAIAIARFRLLLAAMRVSGITRLVDAPNFKIHLVCGDSLLYGSPKGDQLTTGWHVLDEVMMAQDAAALNRILQPYQYHAVVANPPYITPKDAALNKAYRERYSTCHMKYSLAVPFLERIVSLNIKGGFSGQITANSFMKREFGKRLIEDFFPRVDLTHVIDTSGAYIPGHGTPTVILFARNQKPVSSTIRTVMGIRGEPSTPESAVNGKVWQAILNQVDVVDSQSEFVSVADSQRLAFHKHPWSIGGGGASELKEVIDKTSSNRLETFVDLID
- a CDS encoding toxin, translated to MPQEPLKPFRWNVDKNNQLQQEREINFETIVAAVTGGRLLDTIEHPNQEKYPNQRIFIVEIDHYVYLVPFVEDDTEFFLKTIIPSRKMTKQYLGE
- a CDS encoding DUF4258 domain-containing protein produces the protein MSANNIIAGYTLTKHAQFQIQVRNIQESWIEATLNTPDQTILLADEHGNTHYLKQIAEFGDRFLRIVVNPQVEPNKIVTLFFDRRIK